One window of Populus nigra chromosome 5, ddPopNigr1.1, whole genome shotgun sequence genomic DNA carries:
- the LOC133694127 gene encoding lysM domain receptor-like kinase 4, translating into MSCLSVVSSFVLFIVCCSSLIQAQQPYVGKATTNCSNTENSALGYSCNALNKSCQAYLIFRSQPPYNTVASISTLLGSDPSQLSEVNSVSETTSFPSNQLVIVPVNCSCSGEYSQANASYIVQPDDTLFLIANNTYQGLSTCQALQNQKSTRTDDILSGETLTVPLRCACPTKNQSDLGIRYLLSYLVTPGDDVPAISEQFGAATGRTLEANGLPEQNPTIFPFTTLLIPLQSTPTSSQTVVPPPPPASSSPPSPSPNPEKSSKKTWLYVVVGVVGGIALTIVIGTIIFFMLSRRSKKQPGPVIESQSFEAHEKPLNKKLDEESQEFFESISAIAQSIKIYKFEDLKAATDNFSPSCWIKGSVYRGLINGDFAAIKKMNGDVSKEIELLNKINHSNLIRLSGVCFNDGHWYLVYEYAASGQLSDWIYDRSNEGKFLNWTKRIQIASDVATGLNYLHSFTNYPHVHKDIKSSNILLDSDLRAKIANFSLARSTGDQDGEFALTRHIVGTKGYMAPEYLENGVVSSKLDVYAFGILTLEIITGKEVAALQSEENRNLSDVLNGALSEEDGQEQSLKQLIDPSLHENYPSGLAVLVVRLIDSCLNKNPGDRPTMDEIVQSLSRILTTSLAWELSSNVSGYHISS; encoded by the coding sequence ATGAGCTGCCTTTCTgttgtttcttcttttgttcTCTTTATTGTTTGTTGCAGTTCTTTGATTCAAGCTCAGCAACCATATGTAGGGAAAGCTACGACAAATTGTTCCAACACGGAAAATTCTGCTCTTGGGTATTCTTGCAACGCCCTAAACAAGAGCTGCCAAGCTTATCTCATCTTCAGATCCCAGCCTCCTTACAACACTGTTGCCTCCATATCTACCCTTTTGGGATCTGACCCATCTCAGCTCTCTGAAGTAAATTCAGTTTCTGAGACCACATCATTCCCATCAAACCAGTTGGTGATAGTTCCAGTAAACTGCTCATGTTCAGGCGAGTACTCTCAGGCAAACGCATCTTATATTGTTCAACCGGACGATACTCTTTTCTTGATTGCTAATAACACCTATCAAGGCCTCTCAACCTGTCAAGCTCTCCAGAATCAAAAAAGTACGCGAACTGACGATATACTTAGCGGTGAAACACTCACTGTTCCTCTTAGATGTGCCTGTCCCACAAAGAACCAGAGTGATTTAGGTATAAGGTATCTCTTAAGTTACTTAGTCACACCGGGAGATGACGTTCCAGCTATTAGTGAACAATTTGGCGCAGCTACTGGGAGAACTCTCGAGGCTAATGGACTCCCTGAGCAAAATCCCACCATTTTTCCCTTCACAACACTCCTAATTCCTTTACAAAGCACGCCAACAAGTTCTCAAACTGTAGTGCCACCACCACCTCCAGCTTCATcttcaccaccatcaccatctCCAAACCCTGAAAAAAGCTCAAAGAAAACATGGCTTTATGTTGTGGTTGGGGTTGTTGGAGGAATTGCTCTTACAATAGTCATTGGAaccattattttcttcatgttgtcCCGTAGAAGTAAGAAGCAACCCGGTCCAGTTATCGAATCGCAAAGCTTTGAGGCACATGAGAAACCACTCAACAAGAAGTTGGATGAAGAATCTCAGGAGTTTTTCGAGAGTATATCCGCTATAGCTCAATCCATCAAAATCTACAAGTTTGAAGATCTGAAAGCTGCAACTGACAACTTCAGTCCTAGCTGTTGGATCAAAGGGTCTGTTTATCGTGGCCTAATCAATGGTGACTTTGCTGCCATTAAGAAGATGAATGGAGACGTGTCTAAAGAGATAGAATTGTTGAATAAGATCAACCATTCTAATCTAATTCGCCTCTCCGGTGTTTGTTTCAATGATGGTCATTGGTACCTGGTTTACGAGTATGCTGCTAGTGGACAATTGAGTGATTGGATTTATGATAGAAGCAATGAAGGGAAGTTTTTAAATTGGACAAAAAGAATACAGATTGCTTCCGATGTCGCCACGGGACTTAATTATCTACATAGTTTCACTAACTATCCGCATGTCCACAAGGATATAAAGAGCAGCAACATTCTTCTTGACAGTGATTTAAGGGCTAAAATTGCAAACTTTTCCCTGGCAAGGTCAACAGGTGACCAGGATGGTGAATTTGCTTTGACAAGGCACATTGTTGGGACAAAAGGTTACATGGCTCCTGAGTACTTGGAAAATGGAGTTGTCTCCTCAAAGCTTGATGTCTATGCATTTGGGATTCTCACTCTGGAGATAATTACCGGGAAAGAAGTTGCTGCTTTACAAAGTGAGGAAAACAGGAACTTATCAGATGTTTTAAATGGTGCTCTATCTGAGGAAGATGGGCAGGAGCAGAGTTTGAAGCAACTCATTGATCCTTCACTGCATGAGAACTATCCTTCAGGACTTGCTGTTTTAGTGGTCAGATTGATTGATAGTTGTTTAAACAAAAACCCAGGAGATCGCCCGACCATGGATGAAATCGTGCAGTCTCTCTCAAGAATTTTGACTACTTCGCTGGCCTGGGAATTGTCTAGCAATGTATCTGGCTACCATATCTCTAGTTAG